Proteins from a genomic interval of Lelliottia amnigena:
- the aroL gene encoding shikimate kinase, which produces MTQPIFLVGPRGCGKTTVGLALARACQSQFVDTDHWLQSKAGRTIAEIVEKEGWETFRALETETLKAVTAPSSVIATGGGIILAEHNRGFMREHGIVIYLCAPVATLVERLEAFPEEGQRPTLTGKAIGDEVSQVLAERDALYREAAHHVVDASQTPEQVVSQIVTALRLACAS; this is translated from the coding sequence ATGACCCAACCCATCTTTTTAGTTGGCCCTCGCGGCTGCGGGAAAACCACCGTCGGCCTCGCACTGGCGCGCGCGTGTCAAAGCCAATTTGTCGATACCGATCACTGGCTGCAATCGAAAGCCGGGCGGACCATCGCGGAGATTGTGGAAAAAGAGGGCTGGGAAACTTTTCGTGCGCTTGAGACCGAAACCCTGAAGGCCGTCACGGCACCGTCGAGCGTCATTGCGACCGGCGGGGGCATTATTCTGGCGGAACATAATCGCGGCTTTATGCGTGAGCACGGCATCGTCATTTATCTTTGCGCGCCCGTCGCCACCCTGGTGGAACGGCTCGAAGCATTTCCGGAAGAGGGGCAACGCCCTACGCTCACCGGAAAGGCGATCGGTGACGAAGTGAGCCAAGTGCTTGCTGAACGTGATGCCCTTTATCGTGAAGCCGCGCATCACGTCGTCGATGCGTCGCAGACGCCGGAACAGGTTGTCAGCCAGATCGTTACCGCGCTGCGTCTGGCTTGCGCCAGCTAG
- the phoA gene encoding alkaline phosphatase has product MKQSALFIALIPLLFTATSHAETTDTHVLDNRAAHGDITQPGGARRLSEDQTAAIRASLNDKPAKNIILLIGDGMGDSEITAARNYAEGAGGFFKGIDALPLTGQYTHYALDKKTGKPDYVTDSAASATAWTTGVKTYNGALGVDIHEKDHQTILEMAKAAGLSTGNVSTAELQDATPAALVAHVTSRKCYGPTVTSEKCPSNALEKGGKGSITEQLLNARADVTLGGGAKTFAETATAGDWQGKTLREQAQARGYQMVSDATSLAAITEANQDKPLLGLFSDGNMPVRWEGPKASYHGNLDKPVVTCAPNPKRNDSIPTLAQMTDKAITLLNKGDKGFFLQVEGASIDKQDHAANPCGQIGETVDLDEAVQKALEFAKKDGNTLVVVTADHAHASQIVAPDTKAPGLTQALNTKDGAVMVMSYGNSEEDSMEHTGSQLRIAAYGPHAANVVGLTDQTDLFYTMKAALGLK; this is encoded by the coding sequence GTGAAACAGAGCGCACTATTCATCGCATTAATTCCGTTGTTATTCACCGCAACGTCACACGCCGAAACCACCGATACCCACGTCCTGGACAATCGTGCTGCGCACGGGGATATCACTCAACCCGGCGGTGCCCGCCGTTTGTCGGAAGACCAAACCGCCGCGATTCGTGCATCGCTTAATGATAAGCCGGCCAAAAATATTATTCTGTTAATCGGCGACGGCATGGGCGATTCTGAAATTACCGCTGCGCGTAATTACGCTGAGGGTGCAGGCGGTTTCTTTAAAGGGATCGATGCGTTGCCTTTGACCGGCCAATATACCCATTACGCGCTGGACAAAAAAACCGGCAAGCCGGATTACGTGACCGACTCTGCGGCTTCCGCAACCGCCTGGACCACCGGGGTTAAAACCTATAACGGCGCGCTGGGCGTCGATATTCACGAAAAAGATCACCAGACCATTCTGGAGATGGCAAAAGCCGCTGGGCTTTCAACGGGCAACGTCTCTACGGCGGAGCTCCAGGATGCAACCCCTGCCGCGCTGGTGGCGCACGTGACGTCGCGTAAATGCTACGGCCCGACCGTGACCAGCGAAAAATGCCCCTCTAACGCGCTGGAAAAAGGCGGTAAAGGCTCCATTACCGAGCAACTGCTGAATGCCCGCGCTGATGTCACTCTGGGCGGCGGAGCGAAGACGTTCGCCGAAACCGCAACCGCGGGAGACTGGCAGGGCAAAACGCTGCGCGAGCAGGCGCAGGCTCGCGGCTATCAGATGGTGAGCGATGCGACTTCTCTGGCGGCCATTACTGAAGCAAACCAGGATAAACCGCTGCTTGGCCTGTTCTCGGACGGGAATATGCCGGTGCGCTGGGAAGGGCCAAAAGCCTCCTATCACGGTAACCTCGACAAGCCTGTTGTCACCTGTGCGCCAAATCCGAAACGCAATGACAGCATCCCTACGCTGGCGCAGATGACGGATAAAGCGATCACCCTGTTAAACAAAGGCGATAAGGGCTTCTTCCTGCAGGTGGAAGGCGCGTCGATCGATAAACAGGATCACGCTGCGAATCCGTGTGGTCAGATCGGCGAAACGGTCGATCTGGATGAAGCGGTGCAAAAGGCGCTGGAGTTTGCGAAGAAAGACGGCAACACCCTGGTGGTGGTTACGGCTGACCACGCACATGCCAGCCAGATCGTTGCACCGGACACCAAAGCGCCGGGCCTGACTCAGGCGCTGAACACCAAAGACGGGGCGGTGATGGTGATGAGCTATGGCAACTCCGAAGAAGACTCCATGGAACATACTGGCTCGCAGCTACGCATTGCGGCGTATGGTCCTCATGCAGCAAACGTGGTAGGGCTGACGGATCAGACCGATCTGTTCTACACCATGAAAGCGGCGCTTGGATTGAAATAA
- the proC gene encoding pyrroline-5-carboxylate reductase gives MDKKIGFIGCGNMGKAILGGLIASGQVLPGQIWVYTPSPDKVAALRDQYGINAAESAQEVAQIADIVFGAVKPNIMIKVLSDITSSLNKETLVVSIAAGVTLDQLARALGHDRKIVRAMPNTPSLVNAGMTSVTPNALVTSEDVADVLNIFRCFGEAEVIAEPMIHPVVGVSGSAPAYVFMFIEAMADAAVLGGMPRAQAYKFAAQAVMGSAKMVLETGKHPGELKDMVCSPGGTTIEAVRVLEERGFRSAVIEAMSKCMEKSEQLSKS, from the coding sequence ATGGATAAGAAAATCGGTTTTATTGGCTGCGGTAACATGGGAAAAGCCATTCTCGGCGGCCTGATCGCCAGCGGCCAGGTGTTGCCGGGACAAATTTGGGTCTACACCCCGTCACCGGATAAAGTGGCTGCCCTTCGCGATCAGTACGGGATTAACGCCGCCGAAAGCGCACAGGAAGTGGCCCAGATTGCCGATATCGTCTTCGGCGCCGTCAAACCTAACATCATGATTAAAGTGCTGAGCGACATTACCTCCAGCCTTAACAAAGAGACGCTGGTGGTATCAATTGCAGCGGGCGTCACTCTGGATCAGCTCGCGCGCGCGCTGGGTCACGACCGTAAAATCGTCCGCGCCATGCCAAACACGCCGTCGCTGGTGAATGCGGGCATGACCTCTGTCACACCGAATGCGCTGGTGACGTCTGAAGACGTGGCGGACGTGCTGAATATTTTCCGCTGCTTTGGCGAGGCCGAAGTGATTGCCGAGCCGATGATCCACCCGGTTGTCGGCGTCAGCGGATCTGCCCCGGCCTACGTCTTTATGTTTATTGAAGCGATGGCTGATGCTGCCGTGCTGGGCGGAATGCCGCGCGCGCAGGCGTACAAATTTGCCGCTCAGGCGGTGATGGGTTCTGCAAAAATGGTGCTGGAGACGGGTAAACATCCCGGTGAACTGAAAGATATGGTGTGCTCGCCCGGTGGAACCACCATTGAAGCCGTGCGGGTGCTCGAGGAGCGCGGATTCCGCTCTGCGGTGATCGAGGCGATGAGCAAATGCATGGAAAAGTCAGAACAGCTGAGTAAATCCTGA
- the rdgC gene encoding DNA recombinase produces MLWFKNLMVYRLSREVSLQAEEMEKQLAAYTFTPCGSQDMAKTGWVAPMGSQSDALTHTTNGQIILCARKEEKILPSPVVKQALEAKIFKLEAEQGRKLKKTEKDSLKDEVLHSLLPRAFSRFNQTMMWIDTVNDLIMVDCASAKKAEDTLALLRKSLGSLPVVPLTMENPIELTLTEWVRSGSPAQGFQLLDEAELKAILEDGGVIRAKKQDLVCDEIAVHIEAGKLVTKLALDWQQRIQFVMCDDGSIKRLKFCDELRDQNEDIEREDVSGRFDADFILMTGELAALIKNLVEGLGGEAQR; encoded by the coding sequence ATGCTGTGGTTCAAAAATTTGATGGTTTACCGTCTCAGCCGCGAGGTTTCGCTGCAGGCAGAAGAGATGGAAAAACAGTTAGCCGCGTACACGTTTACCCCTTGCGGTAGCCAGGATATGGCGAAAACCGGTTGGGTTGCACCGATGGGTTCACAAAGCGATGCACTGACCCACACGACCAATGGTCAAATCATCCTTTGCGCCCGTAAAGAAGAGAAAATCCTGCCCTCCCCGGTGGTGAAGCAGGCGCTGGAAGCCAAGATCTTCAAGCTTGAGGCTGAACAGGGCCGTAAGCTGAAAAAAACGGAAAAAGATTCACTGAAGGATGAAGTGCTGCACTCGCTGTTGCCGCGCGCCTTTAGCCGTTTCAACCAGACCATGATGTGGATCGACACCGTCAACGATTTGATCATGGTTGACTGCGCCAGTGCCAAAAAAGCGGAAGATACGCTGGCCCTGCTGCGTAAGAGCCTGGGGTCACTGCCGGTCGTTCCGCTGACGATGGAAAATCCTATCGAACTGACGCTCACCGAATGGGTGCGCAGCGGCAGTCCGGCGCAAGGGTTCCAGCTGCTTGATGAAGCCGAATTAAAAGCGATCCTTGAAGATGGCGGCGTGATCCGCGCGAAGAAACAGGATCTGGTGTGTGACGAAATTGCGGTGCACATTGAAGCAGGCAAACTGGTGACCAAGCTGGCGCTCGACTGGCAGCAGCGAATTCAGTTTGTGATGTGCGATGACGGCTCGATTAAACGTCTGAAGTTCTGCGATGAATTGCGCGATCAAAACGAAGATATTGAGCGCGAAGATGTTAGCGGACGCTTTGATGCCGACTTCATCCTGATGACGGGTGAACTGGCCGCGCTGATTAAAAACCTGGTCGAAGGTTTAGGCGGAGAAGCACAGCGTTAA
- the mdtG gene encoding multidrug resistance protein mdtG produces MESWKVNLISVWFGCFFTGLAISQILPFLPLYVSQLGVSSHEALSMWSGLTFSITFLVSAIVSPMWGSLADRKGRKLMLLRASLGMAIAILLQAYATNVWQLFLLRGLMGLTSGYIPNAMALVASQVPRERSGWAISTLSTAQISGVIGGPLMGGFLADHVGLRAVFFITALLLMVSFLVTFFLIKEGVRPTISKAERLSGKAVFATLPYPGLMISLFVTTMVIQLCNGSIGPILTLFIKSMAPDSNNIAFLSGMIAAVPGVSALMSAPKLGKLGDRIGTARILMATLIFAVVLFFAMSFVTSPFQLGVLRFLLGFADGAMLPAVQTLLVKYSSDQVTGRIFGYNQSFMYLGNVIGPLIGASVSAMAGFRWVFAATAVVVLLNIIQLAIALQRRRQKADRAGAR; encoded by the coding sequence ATGGAATCCTGGAAAGTAAACCTCATCTCCGTTTGGTTTGGCTGCTTTTTTACCGGCCTTGCCATCAGCCAGATTTTGCCGTTCCTGCCGCTGTATGTCTCACAGCTCGGCGTCTCGTCGCATGAGGCGCTGTCGATGTGGTCCGGTCTGACGTTCAGTATCACTTTCCTGGTTTCAGCGATTGTTTCGCCCATGTGGGGCAGCCTGGCGGATCGTAAAGGGCGCAAACTCATGCTGCTGCGCGCCTCGCTGGGGATGGCGATCGCAATTCTGCTTCAGGCTTACGCGACCAACGTCTGGCAGCTGTTTTTGCTGCGCGGCCTGATGGGGCTAACGTCGGGCTATATTCCTAACGCGATGGCGCTGGTGGCGTCGCAAGTCCCGCGCGAGCGCAGCGGGTGGGCGATCAGTACGCTTTCCACCGCGCAGATTAGCGGCGTGATTGGCGGCCCGCTGATGGGCGGTTTTTTGGCTGACCATGTTGGCCTGCGCGCGGTCTTTTTCATCACCGCGCTGCTGCTGATGGTGAGTTTTCTGGTCACGTTTTTCCTGATCAAAGAGGGCGTGCGGCCGACGATCAGCAAAGCCGAGCGTCTGAGCGGCAAAGCCGTATTCGCCACGCTTCCTTATCCCGGGCTGATGATTAGCCTGTTTGTCACCACGATGGTGATTCAGCTTTGTAACGGCTCGATTGGGCCGATTTTGACGCTGTTTATTAAATCGATGGCCCCGGACAGCAACAATATTGCGTTTCTGAGCGGCATGATCGCCGCCGTGCCCGGCGTGTCTGCGCTGATGTCTGCACCAAAATTGGGCAAGCTGGGCGATCGGATCGGCACGGCACGCATATTAATGGCGACGCTTATTTTTGCAGTGGTGCTGTTTTTCGCGATGTCATTTGTGACGTCACCCTTCCAGCTTGGCGTTCTGCGTTTTCTGTTGGGATTCGCCGACGGAGCGATGCTCCCGGCGGTACAAACGCTGCTGGTGAAGTACTCCAGCGATCAGGTAACAGGCCGGATCTTTGGGTATAACCAGTCATTTATGTATCTGGGAAATGTGATTGGCCCACTGATTGGCGCATCTGTCTCGGCGATGGCGGGATTCCGCTGGGTGTTTGCCGCCACGGCGGTGGTGGTGTTGCTCAATATTATTCAACTTGCCATTGCTTTACAGCGCCGACGTCAAAAAGCCGATAGGGCAGGCGCCCGATAA
- the psiF gene encoding psiF repeat. yields MKLTLSVTLLSAMFLMSTATAAERTLTPQQQRMTTCNQQATSQTLKGDARKTYMSDCLKNKDTKPGEKSLTPQQQKMRECNSQATQQMLKGEDRSKFMSACLKKSV; encoded by the coding sequence ATGAAACTGACTCTGTCTGTGACTCTGCTTTCCGCGATGTTCCTGATGTCGACGGCAACGGCGGCGGAGAGAACGCTTACCCCTCAACAGCAGCGAATGACGACCTGTAATCAGCAGGCCACGTCCCAGACGCTGAAAGGCGATGCCCGTAAAACCTATATGAGCGATTGCCTGAAAAACAAAGACACGAAACCCGGCGAAAAGAGCCTGACGCCACAGCAGCAAAAAATGCGCGAGTGTAATTCTCAGGCGACGCAACAGATGCTCAAAGGCGAAGACCGCAGCAAGTTTATGAGCGCGTGCCTCAAGAAATCCGTGTAG
- the yaiA gene encoding protein YaiA, with amino-acid sequence MPTRPPYPREARIETIEKGNGDQTVTWYQLRADHPKPNSLISEHETEQEALDAKRRYEDPDKT; translated from the coding sequence ATGCCAACCAGACCTCCCTATCCACGCGAAGCGCGAATCGAAACGATTGAAAAAGGTAACGGCGATCAGACCGTTACCTGGTACCAACTGCGCGCGGATCACCCGAAGCCAAACTCACTCATCAGTGAGCATGAAACCGAGCAGGAAGCGCTGGATGCGAAGCGCCGCTACGAAGACCCCGATAAGACCTGA
- a CDS encoding extensin family protein: MRGKSLFVCAIIVGAAVVGYRWLPSYYNPFTPLKLDDKPGKITQFKLRRLTPEACTTLLAEANQKQWIQTQSMADSAGDCPLTDVVRVRNFGPVTLSSSFIASCPLALSSALFIQQQARPLTQTIMGSELKRIEHLGSFACRNIYHRPDARRSEHASAEALDISAFQLSDGQRVTVLRGWREDKTQPWLKALLSASCDYYGNGLGPEYNAAHANHFHLGMRGFGLCR, encoded by the coding sequence GTGAGAGGGAAAAGTCTGTTTGTCTGCGCGATTATTGTGGGTGCCGCCGTGGTGGGTTATCGCTGGCTACCGTCGTATTACAATCCTTTTACGCCACTTAAGCTCGACGACAAGCCTGGCAAGATCACCCAGTTCAAACTGCGTCGCCTGACGCCGGAGGCCTGTACGACTCTGCTGGCAGAGGCGAATCAAAAACAGTGGATCCAGACCCAGTCCATGGCCGATAGCGCGGGGGACTGCCCGCTGACTGACGTGGTGCGCGTGCGAAATTTTGGTCCGGTGACGCTGAGCAGCAGTTTTATCGCCAGCTGCCCGCTGGCGCTGAGCTCCGCGCTGTTTATTCAGCAGCAGGCGCGCCCGCTGACTCAAACGATAATGGGCAGCGAGCTGAAGCGTATCGAACATCTGGGCAGTTTTGCCTGCCGCAATATTTATCATCGCCCCGATGCGCGCCGCAGTGAACACGCCAGCGCCGAAGCCCTGGATATCAGCGCGTTTCAGCTCTCTGATGGGCAGCGGGTAACGGTGCTCCGCGGCTGGCGCGAAGATAAAACGCAGCCCTGGCTTAAAGCGCTGTTGAGTGCCAGCTGTGATTATTATGGCAATGGCTTAGGCCCGGAATATAACGCCGCGCACGCCAACCATTTCCATCTTGGGATGCGCGGTTTTGGACTGTGTCGTTAA
- the adrA_1 gene encoding diguanylate cyclase AdrA — protein sequence MFPKIMNDENFYNKGVTREEWQQDLSQDDHHRSGIRFARRVRLPRMLGLAAMFFPIAGAMVAHAPPGGWWLLLVGWSFIWPHLAWQLAYRSADPRSSEILNLKADAMVAGVWMGLMGVDVLPTVALVMMIGMNLMGAGGVKLFSAGAIITAVATLITLQLTGTTPALTLTPLELWLSLPVLVLYPLIFAWVSHQTAIRLAEHKRRLELMSTRDGMTGVFNRRHWEILLRNEYDTCLRSHRDAAILIIDIDHFKNINDTWGHDVGDEAIIAVTRQLQLALRAGDLIGRFGGDEFAVVMSGTPAESAIAAMSRVHERLAALTLPCAPQVRLRISVGVAPLTPEFGHYREWLKAADVALYKAKNAGRNRTEVAA from the coding sequence ATGTTCCCAAAAATTATGAATGACGAAAACTTTTACAATAAAGGCGTCACCCGAGAAGAGTGGCAACAGGACCTTTCTCAGGATGACCACCACCGTTCCGGCATTCGGTTTGCCCGGCGAGTTCGATTGCCGCGCATGTTGGGACTGGCCGCAATGTTCTTCCCGATTGCAGGGGCAATGGTGGCACATGCTCCGCCTGGAGGCTGGTGGCTATTGCTGGTGGGTTGGTCGTTCATCTGGCCACATCTGGCCTGGCAGCTGGCTTACCGTTCCGCCGATCCCCGCAGCAGCGAAATTTTAAATCTCAAAGCGGATGCGATGGTGGCAGGCGTCTGGATGGGGTTAATGGGCGTTGACGTCTTGCCCACGGTCGCGCTGGTCATGATGATCGGAATGAACCTGATGGGGGCGGGCGGCGTGAAGTTGTTTAGCGCTGGCGCCATCATTACTGCCGTCGCCACGCTCATCACGCTGCAACTCACCGGTACCACGCCTGCCTTGACGTTGACCCCGCTCGAATTATGGCTTTCGCTACCGGTCCTGGTGCTTTATCCGCTGATTTTTGCCTGGGTGAGTCATCAGACAGCGATCCGACTGGCGGAGCATAAGCGTCGTCTGGAGCTAATGAGTACCCGCGACGGAATGACCGGCGTGTTTAATCGTCGGCACTGGGAAATTCTGTTACGCAATGAATACGACACCTGCTTACGGAGCCATCGCGACGCCGCCATTTTGATTATCGATATCGATCATTTTAAAAATATCAATGATACGTGGGGCCACGACGTGGGCGATGAGGCGATTATCGCCGTCACGCGTCAACTGCAACTGGCGTTACGTGCAGGGGATCTTATCGGCCGTTTTGGTGGTGATGAATTTGCCGTGGTGATGAGTGGAACGCCTGCGGAGAGTGCGATAGCGGCGATGTCTCGCGTGCATGAACGGCTGGCGGCGCTCACCTTACCCTGTGCCCCGCAGGTGCGCTTGCGTATCAGCGTTGGCGTGGCACCGTTAACACCGGAATTTGGACACTACCGTGAATGGCTGAAAGCGGCTGACGTAGCGTTATATAAAGCGAAAAATGCCGGACGCAACCGCACCGAAGTGGCCGCCTGA
- the yaiI gene encoding Protein YaiI: MAIWVDADACPNVIKEILFRAAERVQMPLTLVANQNLRIPPSKFIRSMRVPAGFDVADNEIVRLCSPEDLVITADIPLAAEVLEKGAAALNPRGERYSPSTIRQILTMRDFMDTLRASGVQTGGPDTLSQRDRQQFAAELDKWLLEVKRRTA, translated from the coding sequence ATGGCGATTTGGGTGGATGCGGATGCGTGTCCGAATGTCATCAAAGAGATTTTGTTTCGCGCCGCCGAGCGCGTGCAGATGCCGTTAACGCTGGTGGCAAACCAGAATCTGCGCATTCCGCCGTCAAAATTTATTCGCTCGATGCGCGTCCCTGCGGGTTTTGACGTGGCGGATAACGAGATTGTGCGGCTGTGCAGCCCGGAAGATTTAGTGATAACTGCGGATATTCCGCTGGCTGCGGAAGTTCTGGAAAAAGGGGCGGCCGCACTGAATCCACGCGGCGAGCGTTACTCGCCGTCAACCATTCGTCAGATCCTCACGATGCGTGATTTCATGGATACCCTGCGCGCGAGCGGCGTGCAAACGGGTGGGCCTGACACGCTTTCCCAACGCGATCGGCAGCAATTTGCCGCTGAGCTGGATAAATGGCTGCTGGAAGTGAAACGCCGTACCGCGTAA
- the yaiE gene encoding protein YaiE has protein sequence MLQSNEYFSGKVKSIGFTSSSTGRASVGVMAEGEYTFGTAEPEEMTVVSGALNVLLPDETEWKVYSAGQVFNVPGHSEFHLQVAEPTSYLCRYLK, from the coding sequence ATGCTTCAGAGTAACGAATACTTTTCCGGTAAAGTGAAATCCATTGGTTTTACCAGCAGCAGTACTGGCCGTGCCAGTGTTGGCGTCATGGCTGAAGGGGAATACACCTTTGGTACCGCAGAGCCCGAAGAGATGACGGTGGTTAGCGGGGCGTTGAACGTGCTGTTGCCGGATGAAACAGAGTGGAAAGTGTATTCCGCTGGACAAGTTTTCAACGTCCCTGGCCATAGCGAGTTCCATCTGCAGGTTGCGGAACCGACGTCTTATCTGTGCCGCTATTTGAAATAG
- the mak gene encoding ROK family protein — translation MRIGIDLGGTKTEVIALSDQGEQLFRHRLPTPRDDYQQTIETIASLVEMAEKATGQTGTVGMGIPGSISPYTGVVKNANSTWLNGQPFDKDLSVRLNREVRLANDANCLAVSEAIDGAAAGAQTVFAVIIGTGCGSGLAFGGRAHIGGNGTAGEWGHNPLPWMDEDELKYRAEVPCYCGKQGCIETFISGTGFATDYRRLSGHALKGNEIMRLVEEHDAVAELALNRYEMRLAKSLAHVVNILDPDVIVLGGGMSNVDRIYTTVPHLMKQWVFGGECETPLRKAVHGDSSGVRGAAWLWPQ, via the coding sequence GTGCGTATTGGTATTGATTTGGGCGGCACCAAAACAGAAGTCATTGCGCTTAGCGATCAGGGCGAACAATTGTTCCGACACCGCCTGCCTACGCCGCGTGATGATTATCAGCAAACCATTGAAACGATCGCCTCGCTGGTGGAGATGGCGGAAAAGGCTACGGGACAGACTGGCACTGTGGGGATGGGAATTCCGGGTTCGATTTCGCCTTATACCGGAGTCGTGAAAAACGCGAACTCCACATGGCTTAACGGTCAGCCCTTTGATAAAGATTTGAGCGTGCGCCTGAACAGAGAAGTGCGTCTGGCCAACGATGCCAACTGTCTGGCCGTTTCGGAAGCGATAGACGGTGCAGCGGCGGGCGCGCAAACGGTATTTGCGGTAATTATTGGTACTGGCTGCGGTTCTGGCCTGGCGTTTGGTGGACGCGCGCACATTGGCGGCAACGGGACGGCGGGCGAATGGGGGCACAATCCGCTGCCGTGGATGGACGAAGATGAACTGAAATACCGCGCCGAAGTGCCGTGTTATTGCGGTAAACAAGGCTGTATCGAAACCTTTATTTCCGGAACCGGATTCGCCACCGATTATCGTCGGTTGAGCGGACATGCGTTAAAAGGCAACGAGATTATGCGTCTTGTCGAAGAGCACGATGCCGTTGCCGAGCTGGCGCTCAATCGCTACGAAATGCGTCTGGCGAAATCGCTGGCGCATGTGGTGAACATTCTCGACCCGGACGTGATCGTCCTCGGCGGCGGGATGAGTAATGTTGACCGGATCTACACCACGGTTCCGCACCTGATGAAGCAGTGGGTCTTTGGCGGCGAATGTGAAACCCCGCTCCGCAAAGCGGTGCATGGCGATTCAAGTGGCGTACGCGGCGCAGCGTGGCTGTGGCCGCAGTAA
- a CDS encoding AroM protein., producing the protein MKATLAILTIGVVPVSEVLPLLTEHVSEQQITHLSLLAGIGREEVMEDYAIGTGEDSLPTLLSDGALAHVSHQKVERALQGIIEVLDNQGYDVILLMSTAPISGLVARNSILLEPMRIIPPLVASIVDGHQVGVIVPIQELLDNQVNKWKVLQKMPLFALANPIWDSETKLIAAGRELLDQGADVLMLDCLGFHQRHRDLLQKALDVPVLLSNVLVTRLASELLA; encoded by the coding sequence ATGAAGGCAACATTGGCGATCCTCACCATTGGTGTGGTTCCTGTTAGCGAAGTGTTACCGCTCTTAACGGAGCATGTCTCTGAACAACAGATTACGCATCTCAGCCTGCTCGCTGGGATCGGTCGGGAAGAGGTCATGGAAGACTACGCGATTGGGACCGGGGAGGATTCGCTGCCGACATTGTTAAGCGACGGTGCGCTGGCGCATGTCTCGCACCAGAAAGTTGAGCGGGCGTTGCAGGGCATCATCGAAGTCCTCGATAATCAAGGGTATGACGTTATTCTGCTGATGAGCACCGCGCCGATCTCCGGGCTGGTCGCTCGAAATTCTATTCTGCTTGAACCCATGCGCATTATTCCACCGCTGGTGGCCTCCATTGTGGATGGTCATCAGGTGGGCGTTATCGTCCCGATCCAGGAACTGCTTGATAATCAGGTGAATAAATGGAAAGTCCTGCAAAAAATGCCGCTCTTTGCGCTGGCCAATCCCATCTGGGATAGCGAAACAAAACTCATCGCCGCAGGGCGTGAACTGCTCGACCAGGGGGCGGACGTTTTAATGCTCGATTGTCTGGGATTCCACCAGCGTCATCGCGATTTACTGCAAAAAGCGCTCGATGTGCCTGTGCTGTTATCCAACGTGCTGGTGACGCGCCTGGCGTCTGAATTATTGGCCTGA
- the iraP gene encoding anti-RssB factor, producing MKNLIAELLVKLAQKEEESKELVAQVEALEIVVTALLRQMAQTEQQALIRSIEGALEDARPGSQVPVQDSEMLQEYVKKLLRHPRN from the coding sequence ATGAAAAATCTCATTGCTGAGTTGCTGGTGAAGCTTGCCCAAAAGGAAGAAGAGTCAAAAGAGCTGGTTGCCCAGGTTGAAGCGTTAGAGATTGTCGTCACTGCATTGTTACGACAAATGGCACAGACCGAGCAACAGGCGCTGATACGAAGTATCGAAGGCGCTCTGGAGGATGCCAGGCCCGGCTCTCAGGTGCCGGTTCAGGATAGCGAGATGCTACAGGAATACGTAAAAAAGTTGTTGCGACATCCCCGTAATTAA